The stretch of DNA TAGGATTAACTGATGGAAtggaaattaatgttgctgatATTACTACACCAAACACTATAACATTGAagcttaaatttaaaaatacagatATTGAAATGGcttgacaaataatataatgataaattaaataaatactctatattaatgctttttttttttttttattaaataatttgatattttttttttcataatgttcttcaatgttttaattacaaattgaaaaaaaaaaagctcaaataaagttaattattaattgattgatcaaGATGTAgctatattttctttttcgtttttatttgcagaaaaaaaaatgggatttattgaaaataataaattcaaaaacaaatttaaatattaatttttttttctttatatgaCAACTGCCAAATGTCGACActcattttacaatttttaagtaatttatttaaacaatttaatgaaaaattattttaacacaaaaaaaaaaacaataccaGATTGTTGttttagttgatttttttttattttaatacaaatgattctaataatttttgataataaggGATActtgaagaaaagaaaaaataataataataatatatcacaatgatagttgataaatttttcaatgatagtaattttttattaatgcacTTGAGTGCGAAAGTAAAAGAAtagttgttgttattaatattgttgatacATCTTGTATTGGCTAaggaaatattaatattatcaagtatatcattgttatcttttaattatcgataattttattgatgtaaAAAATGACGAGTGCACGACTTTGATGATTAAGTCATGATGGGcatatttattgaatgatgACAGTTGGCTTTGTGTTAAGCCTTGGCATCAACTTCCATGGCAACTTCGTTAACAGCTTTTTCAgccttcttcttcttctttttagcTGATTTTGGATTTGCAGATGAGTTAAGAAGAGactgaaataattaatcatcaattagttacagttaataaatttgtaaaatataaattgttgtattaagtttgtttaattaataccTTGAGCTCTGGATCTTCGACAGTGCAATCTGTTTGGAATGCATCACTATCAAATGGTAAACCTGTTATTTTATGTGCACCATTTGGCATCAACAAtactgtaaatttaaattgtgcaACATGTTCATTtggtttttcatataaaactTGGAATGGTTCAATCAATCTGTGATTAACACATTCAACAACAGCCATTTTAGTTTTTCCTTCTTCTTCAAATGTACGAAGATTAAATGGCATTGTACCTTGATTATGAGTAAGAACAGAATAAAATGCTCTTGatgcttttaattttaactgatATGTTTcatcagtttttttataaattgtaacaCGTGTATTTTGTTCACGTCCAATACCTTCACCAGTACTAACTAATACATCCATAGCATAAacctaaaaacaaaaataaaaattcatcaataataaattaatataaaaaataatacaaataaaaaataaatgatttatcaacaaaccTCATATGTATCAAGAGTGAATTTTTcatgttcttttttttgtgcATCATTTGgattttgtattattgttttttctccatcaattttaaatctttttaattGATGACTCAACATACCTTCAATTGGTTTACATTTATAAGCAGCACATACTTTTTCAACAGTACTTGTTATTGAATAAGTACCAGTACCTGGTTTTAAAAGTCTTAATGCAGCTTCAGATGCATTATGTGCAGCTACAACAACATCAGCTTTTTTACCAGTTACTTTTTTATCAGCTGATGAACCAACGACAATTGTATGTGCAACAACAGCAATAAAACCATCAACATGTGCACCAAGATCActagattaataataaacaatattaattatatattaattaattaataaataaaaagtagttaagaaataaataacttacACTTTAACCATATCATCTTCTTTCAATATCACATCAGGTTCACTTGCAATTGGTGAAAAATggcaaatacaattgttaacAGATATACAAGTTGGAAATGCAAtacctttttttaaatctttttctttcttgAATACCTTGCTTGTTTCTTCAAGCAACAATTTATCACCATATTCACAAGTTTCTCTTACTGATGCACCAGCTACGCATTTTTCCAGAACTTGTTTCAAGatctctatattttttttttttaaaatagaaaaaaatttaattattatttaagcaTCATTCaacagattattattattattatgatcattgtatgaaaaaaaaaaaaaataatttataaaaataaatatgacaattAATGGTTGGTTAtggtgaattaaatttttttgatgaaaattaagacaataatgatgattttgtaATGATAATGTTGGAGATAATTTtggattaaatgaaaaaataaaattttataatgaacgCTAGTCCACATGGCGTGTAGTGGCCGGCATTGCTGGTTCACATTCCATATGGACATGATGAAAATATccattaaaatgttattttaaaatgctaaataaattattatcatattggTAAATAAACATAGCATCATTATCTTACGATTTACGATTGTCCCAGCCATTTTATACTTGGTTACAACCAAGTCTTCGGCGATGGTCTTCTCAATTTCTTCTTTGTCCGCCATGTCTTTTAgcacaattttaataaactgaaacaaatttaatacagaaaaaaaaaagctggaTCTCAAATGATCTCAAATTGTCTAGGGCAACGTggatttgaaaatattatctaaaaacACTTGTAGtgaaaatagcaaaaaagTATTATATGACGTGGAACATGGcgtctttttaatttttttttttgtattttttttttctcatattgCTTATACTGTTGATTTAAatgtttacaaaatatttttactctttttttctctcttataaataaataaatttatctcctaaaaataaagctatataattaattaattttaaaaggaaaattttagtagaaaaattcaaacaaaatagcaatttttttttttttgtaaattgtttattgattgttaaactattgaaaaatatttatttatatttatttaacaattttttttcattatttatttatttttattattattaattattatattatcgaAAATTGTTTACTAAACTATGATaaagtcaattttattttcttgaaaacaaaaatacaaaataaatttaaaattttgtatcaaaatattttttttgaaatacaaaattatcatttgtttatataataaaaatttaatcttgaaaaattattaaattaatttaacaataaaaataaacatatctatactattaaatttaaataaacattattttttttttttcaagctatataactttgatataaaaaataaataaaaagaaattttttttatcaaaaatattaaatagaaaataaagctatatataatgataattaataattaatcaaatgacGTCATTGGATcaataattcttttaaaatttgaagctttaattttatcaacaatttgtgaattatttttttgttgttgaaaaggtttatttttcaaagacaTTGTTTCAATCATGCTTGTCAATGATTTATcagttttatcaataattttaccattttttgtATGTTGAAAATGATCCAATgatttacttttaattgttaaatttttcattcttgCTATTGGTTCTCTTGCACGAATATTCCAAGTACGTTTTAAATcagtatcatcaattttattatttttttttatataattttcatcatccaatgatttacttttaattgtaaaattatttttcatacgtGCTATTGGATCACGTGCACGTatattccatatttttttttgtttatacaatGGACTTGATATTTCTTTATCtttataatcatcaatgaTACTACGAACTGGtgataaatgattaattattaaatttgtttctCTTCTACGTTTTTctgtttttgaaaatattaaatccatTGATTTACCAGCAAGAAGAGGTGAACCAGGTGCTGCAGTTAATTTTGGTGATAAATAAGGTGAAAGTACTGGTACcactgatgatggtgatgatgatgattcacatttttttaatgttgaagaattaattaaatcttttataataaaatttgatgatggaACAAGTGGTTTATGACAAATTGTACTTGATGCTGCTGGCTCATCTTCATTAATTGTAGtactatttgattttttataattattattaacatttgaattatttattgttgtattagTTGATATACGCattgcatttttaattgcatttgcaaatgtataaaaaattccagtattattttcaattttagaaTTACCTTTTATTGGAgatttttttggtaatgataatgattttggtgtatttaaatgttcaactgcttcttgttttttgttatcactattattatcacatgatgatttttcaacaatattttgtgTTTGTTGATTATGATCTGTTgaagttgtatttttatcaataaatttatcaactgtTTGAGTACAATCAACAGGTGAATGTTCAGATATACTTTGATGTGcatcaaaataatcatcaattgatgttgaatttaataaactttcaTTTGCATTTTGTTCAATTGATTCATTAAACAtaccaattgaatttttcaatccAATTTTTGTGGATGATGTTATCTCTgacaattgatttaatttattcatgatgatttttatttttttggacgACAAATTATAACCAGACAATTGAAATTATCACCACTGTCTTCTTGATTgatctaaattaaaattgacaaaaaatttaattataaaactggttaattaatttatatttatcaaattttagataaaattatttatcaaattttcaataagTACCTCTTTATTTGCCACGTTGTtggatgtttttattttatttttttttcttttcttttgtgaaaatttaatattgatacgCATGCGTTATTGTTTTGGGGTGGCACTTGATCACTTGGTCACATGTGACTCTCGTGATTTGAGTTGAGAATCTCTTGATGTTGAGAATCtcttgttataaatttaaaaacacacttaaaatatttttaaaaaaatatatacataattatattaattaaagtgtattttaaaaacattaaacaatCGTTAaaagtgttttatttattttttcgtctaATAATATTGTGAAGACTGAAGAGGTTATCATGGGTATCACATCTAGCACACAAATggtaagtttataattaaaatttaaaataaaaagttcatgtaattaatcaaatcatttataattttttaatatagataAATCAACAAGtgttttatgataaaattaatgacttAAATGATGACTGTCTTGctgaaatttttatgaaactATCATTGGAAGAACGATTAATCATTGAATCAggtaaaaagtattattttttctgttaataataaacgtaaattaattaaactaaataactGGTATTTTTCTTTGTGTTTTTCAGTATGTCAaagatggaaaaatatcagtcaAATATCATGGTATAATgtagaaaaaatgaatttacaaaatcttggacttgataaaaattatatatcacaAGATGATGATACAATgttacgttatttttttaaatcaattcatCTATTTGAACGTTGtggaaaatttgttaaaatattagatTTAACATGGGTAcatgattcatcaataatgccaataattaaattacattttccatttattaaaaaattaaaacttcaaATTAACGATTGGATTAATCGAGATTTTGATAATGCATTTtcaaatatgaaaaatctTGAATCATTGTCAATTGTTATTGAGCCAAATAATCAAAGTATACCATTAACATTAATTGATGCACTTAATGGagttgttgataaattgaaaaagctaaaatttaaaaattatttatattgtactAAACCTTGTGGATCAGAAGAAATGACTATTCCTAATCAACTAGCATCAgtaagttaatatttttaattatttttaattaaaaaaaatgatataataattataattaattatttaattacagattattaaacaatcaaaGTCACTTAATTGTTTGAGCTTAGTTGGTTACGAATTGAGTGATGCAATAATTGctgaaatatcaaataaaaaaagtttgactAATCTTGTTATACATAAAAGACTCAAgtgtaataatgataaaagtaTTTATCCAATTTCACgtatgaaaaatttagaaatattgaGTATAAGTGGTGCTAATgatacatttataattaacttatcaataaattctaaaaatttgaaaCATTTACATCTAGATAATTGTTGTATTAACAATGATGGGATAAatgcaattataaaatttgaaaaactaaaaacaattaaaatgaaaatagttaatgaatattttaatgttgataattttccTATTTTTAAGTTTGATGAACATGTGGAAAAATTGATATCTTTTAATGacactactatttttttttaacacttgaattgattaattttgataatgactaataaatattatattattttataacaaataacatgtttgaattaattttttatagatataatttttgtcaaCATGCTGTTGCTTACAGGGGCTTTGAGCAAAAGCAGTTTGCAATTTTTTGCGTTGAAAAATtagcataaataattaaaaaataaaatagaaaaactaaattttctttaatattgtAGCTAATTTATtacctatttttttaaataaggaatggtttttaattttaaataattaaaattcaaaaattttacaatattttgtattttattttatagaatataataattactattaacattgttgtaaataggtttatttattgactttttgttgatgtttgttcatttgaatttttaaaactttcaattgcatttttaattgttggagATGACATTACTGTATCAACACCATTTGTTGCATGTGTTGGCAATTCAGATACATAattaatgctttttttaaCACCTATATTCCACATTCCTCTGGCACAATTTGtcattgttgatatatttggtAAATCATTAAGTACAACACATTtctattaaacaaaaaaattttataaataaaaaatattaattattaatataaataatgacaaattaaCTTACATCTTTAACAACATCTTTGAcagtattatttgttaaatatggagtaatattattatataattttgtgcAAAATTTAATACTGTCATCTGAATTTGACCATAGACCTTCTTCAacagtataataaattaatcctCCAACGATACTTGATTTAACAGcaaatctataaaataaataattatttaaataatcaataaaaataaacctatttttaataacaataataaactctaaatatttttttttatatttttttgataacttaCTTAATTAAACCCattgttgttgattaatttgttaaataaattattgacaattgaaattatgtagataaattatataatattatttttaatcaataaattattattgttttaaggGTGTAAAGTGTAAACAATAAACACACACGACTAAATTTTAGAGGTTATAACAATTCTCAAAATTTAACAGTTtaatttagcaaaaaaaaaattaaattataattttttaactacaattaattattgaaaaatttatttaaatttttatttattcattagtattatcatcaagatattatttaataattattttctatttataattataaataaataattttgactaACGTAGTATGTTACATGTGCatgtgtgtaaaaaaaagtgttcATATGTGTGTGTCTCTCCTTGCAAAGACAAAAATGGATTCGCATCTTGGTCGGGCGTAATCACAAGTGacgtttaatatttttatttattaaaatataatattcattaaaaaatttgtcattgttatattattataaaaaattaatttgtaaattatttaactaattaaCAAGGTAATTGTCatgtttattttgatgatatttgtttaattaaaaccGGTTTAATGaaagttttaatattcattaaaattttgttgttcttattttatatttacgtgACACATTATTAATccgttataatttattaatacgaaatattattttaaaaatttacatatcaaaaatataataataaataagcttattataaattaaggaaaataattttaacataaGTTTCTTGTGTtggtaaaaaatcaataagttaatatgtattattttttttttttgattctagcaagctgtaataataataaataaataaataacaacaatgtcAGATAGAAAAGCAGAGTTGGAAAGAAAAAAGGCTAAACTTCAAGCCATTAGAGAAGATAAAGAAAGAcgtagaaaagaaaaagagcAAAAAGATGTaagttattattgataaaaaaaaaataaaaataaaataatcaatattattgacaattattttgtgttgtttttttgattgaaaggTTCGATTAGCAACTGCTCATGTTGCTGGTCCAGGCAGAGATCAACAAAAAGAGGTGGATGACATGTTGTCATCATTGGGTGTTGCTCCAGTCTCtggtaattattgaaaaaaaatatctattaatcatttatcaataaattatccaGTTTATTATTGTGctaattatctatttaattatttttttaatagatgtATTATCTAGTCTTTCAAGTATGAATTCTTTGACATCAGATCAATCAAATAATCCAACACCTGATGCTAGTATGCAACCAACAAGTATAAATTCAGTtcaaaggtaaaaaaattataatttaaattttaataattttgaaaatttaatatttattaatttttcttatttagtttgaagaaaaaaatacctcGTGAATTAACTGTTGTCTCAGTTGCACATACAAATATTCCACCAAAGGAACCAGTTGTCTATAGCAAACAGACACAAACTGCACAAGCAGCTCAAACATCTCATGACGGTaagtcattaataaatttattataaaaattttcaattaaattattcattgaacaaataaaactattaaattgttcaatgaaaaattttaaatttaatcaataattctCCACCagatattataatgattaagataatttttaaataatttttttttttaaattactcatttacatttacaataaatctaactttttttagttttataaatttagtaattaataatatatacgtTTGGCGAGGAAACCTACATAttctcatataaaaaaaaaaatttacgtttataatatcaataacgcgttaatcatttttaatattcatttattttttttcatttttttttaaataataatttaacacgaAAAATAcgattaatcatttaatttttcattaattttttaaattacaaacaaatatttatttcattaccatttgttttatcagtctttattctaaaaaaaatattaatttcattataaaaaaaaaacttgaatcatAAACTAACACAAACATTgcatgattaataataataattattttaaaatgatgaaGCTGGTGGAAGACCtgttaacaaatataaaagaaaaaaaaaaaattatttttacaatcataTGGTGTTTGGGAAACCTTTTATTAAATCCATAAAATCagtttgttaataattttgcaaaattaattaatcaataaatctGTAAACTGATTTTATGGCAATAACATATAACAAGTTTGTATTTTGTCGAAAacaatggcaaaaaaaaattaaatttaaaaaaaaaaaaaatataaattgactcCTGGTGTGGTGTTGGACCATACCAAAGGACTGTCAACTTCCTCTTCCGCAAACACCATCTACTCCTTCTGTACTTCAACAACGTCACCATCTCACTCTTGCTCCGCAGGCTACTTTGAGACTGACTGGTGGCGTCCCAGGAAAGGTGGGTCTGCACCAAACTACCTATGTATgttttgtctttatttttttttttaaccctttaaCTAACTGTACTTAGagttagataattatttattgtttattaagaGGTCAATAACATATGTAAAAAATCaccttaaataattttattaatcacttggatgttgttttttgttgttgttgttgttttgaacaaattaaatttagacctcttaatatacaatttaattaaaaagcttGCTAAAAGGGTGTATGCTTTTTTGgctatataaaaacaaaaaaaaaaaatatttttttcatatttatttattaataataactaacTAACAATTAGGGTTTCTTTTGGTATAAGGTGTTGCTATTTTGTTATCCAATTTATGATaaacaaatgatgatgaaatttttatgaGACTGGGGGTGGGCATAAGTGTGacaagttttattaaatattattatgataataataataattattgaggtaatagttaaaaatatataattattattattttaatcatttatttgttagaatcattttttttttttgtctataatttagaataaaatgtaatttcgaatttttttttatttatcattttgtaggtagaaaataatgaatatgtaTGTTTCCTCTTCGATTAGCtgaatattgttgaattatttaccTAACTACATTCAGTGTTTTactgttgaattttaattttttttttttttaatgatattatttattgttttgataaaaaaaaaattattgatggtTTAATTTATATCCTGAGTGTAGAGAGGTaggaaaattataattttaaaattcaaattaattatacttaGATTAGAttagagacaaaaaaaaaaaaaaaactattttttttaattactaagattattattttgtttttttttttttttcttttttgtttacttcAGCCCATGCCTTCGACTACTACGGTAAGTTATGATTTCTGTTGGTTTGTATTGAGTCTCAAATGACAGGCTCATTTaggaatttaaataatttcaacaaattttttaatgaataatatttaattagataaaaaaaaaaaaatatgaattttaaaaataggaTCAGGTTTTTATTgcgatatataaataattttatttactctcCACCcgaaaaatatggaaaaaaaaataaacaattgtttatataatttataaacaattgaaaattaaattttaaaatttaacctTGTCTATTTTTAGTCTGTTctaataatttctttgtctATCTATTATTCCCAGAAAATATGGTTTTAATGGTGCacgtttatttgtttatttattggataaataatatacaggaaaaaaaaaaaattattaaatacgcATGATCTataaaattgtacaaaaaaaaaaaaaatatttaattggaaAATCTTGTCACAACTTAACGCACCTTCCAGAGttctcaataatatatttaaaaattttgacatcCTGATGttgaagagagaaaaaaaaaagcgcgTTCTTCTCtgattttaataacaatttttttttttttttttttttaaactaatattctagttttatttaaaacccAAGTCTctaaatttcattgataaatttttttaacaattagtaGTTAAttacaacataaaaaaaaatttaattaacgtATCTATTTTTGGATtggtgataaaaattaaatactaatttgtctttaaaaaaatcataaataaaaaaaaaaatctaatgcttctaaattttttattgttaggAATATGcatgcaaaaaaattttttttttttaaatctaatatataaaaatgcttatcttgaatatttaattattttttatttaaaaaaataattaattatacaagtaTTATATAGCTATATTTAATTAAGGATACAAAATTGATTGACATTTTCTTTTCCCCCCTTCAAGACGAGTACAATCTAAATCCTGGTTTAGAATGGGAGGACGAATTCACAGGTAGGTGATCAACTCTTTGAAGGTGAATCACAAATTTAATGTTacccaaattattattattttattttttttatttatttatatctatttagtatcaaaattattattatacattttttgaagctttaatgtttttttttacatcactatttgtttttattttttactatgaaTGAGCTGAgcaattattactattaagaATTCAAAGAgtaatctttaaattttaaaaaaattatttattttttttataaataatataatacataaataaaaagaaaataattgctATTTTTTGGGAACATTTTATTggcaaaattatttgttttttaaatctatttttatcgGCTCATTCGACTTACCTGTGAATTTATCAGGAATATTTTAGGACTTTGCATGGtactcattttaattttatgttattattatttagtttattgtttttaaaattattatttagttaatttattgttcGGCATGAGACTCAGGAAGTTgcgaattattatttttattttatataattagttgtattgttttaatttattattattttttttgataatgatggagggtggagagaaaaaaaaaacaaaattattatttaattttttatttatgcatgtttattaatttcaatgcaaaattatattttatttaaaaaaaaaaaaaaatgatttataaatttattaaattcatttattgtttattgctgcttaatgttttttatatttttttcattgcacaaaatataatttgatagataaaaaaaaaaaattagatagtTGAtgtttagaagaaaaaataaattagaaatttaatatgaaaaaagaaaaaaaaaatagtaggtAGTTGCAATAGGCATTAGAGATTTTTGGACTAGCTTATTCACCACAGTTTTAACATATGATGATGGCCAAGCCGAGGATGAAGAAAACAGTCTTCCTCATATTGATGGATTTCAAAGTAAATTACCACCTGGAATTCTTCCTCATGGTTTACCACAAGTCAAAGAAGTCCAGCCAGCAGTAACACAAGTTGAACAACAAAAAGAATTGGAAAAACCAAAAGaaggtataaaaaattaaatttatcattaaattatataattaataaatgttaaatgtttttttagttCGTGAATTGAgtgaagaagaaaaacaaatgattgtATTATCAGAAGATTTTCAACGTTTCTTAGACAGATCAAGTCGTCTTGTTGAACGTGCATTAGCTGAATCAGTTGATATATATGCTGATTATACTGGTACACTTGATGGTGAAGAAGGTTTAGATGAAAAAACTCATCAACGTTTATGGCTTAATCGTTCATTTTATGATGAACGTTGGACAAGAAATCGTTGTGTAACATCAATGGATTGGAATCCACAATTTCCTGAATTATTAGCAGCATCATATCATCATAATGATGATGCACCAAATGATCCAGATGGTATATGTTTAATTTggaatacaaaatataaaaaaacaacaccaGAATTTGTATTTCATTGTCAATCAGCTGTTATGTCAACGACATTTGCTAGATTTCATCCAAATTTAATACTTGGTGGTACTTATGCTGGACAAATTGTATTATGGGATAATAGAGTACAAAAAAGAACACCAATACAACGTACACCATTATCAGCAAGTGCACATactgtaagttttttttttttttattttttaaataataatatatataataaatatatatggatacatgtttgttttttttttc from Aphidius gifuensis isolate YNYX2018 linkage group LG4, ASM1490517v1, whole genome shotgun sequence encodes:
- the LOC122854350 gene encoding cytoplasmic dynein 1 intermediate chain isoform X9; this encodes MSDRKAELERKKAKLQAIREDKERRRKEKEQKDVRLATAHVAGPGRDQQKEVDDMLSSLGVAPVSDVLSSLSSMNSLTSDQSNNPTPDASMQPTSINSVQSLKKKIPRELTVVSVAHTNIPPKEPVVYSKQTQTAQAAQTSHDAHAFDYYVLTYDDGQAEDEENSLPHIDGFQSKLPPGILPHGLPQVKEVQPAVTQVEQQKELEKPKEVRELSEEEKQMIVLSEDFQRFLDRSSRLVERALAESVDIYADYTGTLDGEEGLDEKTHQRLWLNRSFYDERWTRNRCVTSMDWNPQFPELLAASYHHNDDAPNDPDGICLIWNTKYKKTTPEFVFHCQSAVMSTTFARFHPNLILGGTYAGQIVLWDNRVQKRTPIQRTPLSASAHTHPVYCLNVVGTQNAHNLISISTDGKMCSWSLDMLSQPQETLDLQAKQSKPIAVTSLAFPYGDVNNFVVGSEDGTVYSACRHGIRAGVTETYEGHQGPVTSVSAHAVQGGIDFSHLFLTSSIDWTIKLWSLKENKPLHSFEHNGDYVYDVAWSPTHPSLFAAVDDSGHLDLWNLNQDTEVPTASVVVDGCPALNRVSWTPSGLHVTVGDDTGKIWVYDVAENLAHPRGDEWNKFLYTQQDLKNNKADEELDKLNLSSGPSSLTSMSSMSSVPIR